In one window of Cupriavidus necator N-1 DNA:
- a CDS encoding DEAD/DEAH box helicase, producing MTQHDIRAEQAIASATDASITSDAAQSPLDKLDALLNPSPAVEEAPAVESGFATLGLDAAILRALSELNYNTPTPVQAQAIPAFLAGRDLLVSSQTGSGKTAAFMLPAIQRISEMPAPQRATEPAKRMKGKRPRPSPAQPALLVLTPTRELALQVTEAAAKYGRNLRRIVCASILGGMPYPKQLAALAKMPDILVATPGRLLDHIDAGRIDLSALQMLVFDEADRMLDMGFADDIDAIVNATPASRQTLMFSATLDARIAQLASRQLRDPQRIEIAAARADQSHIEQRLHFTDDMSHKERLLDHLLRDATLKQAIVFTATKRDADSLAERLSDTGFSAGALHGDMTQGARNRTLTALRRGNLRVLVATDVAARGIDVPDITHVVNFDLPKQAEDYVHRIGRTGRAGRSGTAINLVNHNDMFQWKRIERFTNQRIDASVIEGLEPRRSPKPRSNFGGKPGGGRGDFRGNGGGYRGGERSFGDRKFGGGENRTGFGERKFSGESRGFGNRPEGARPFGDDNRGGFGNREGGYRGQGQGGQGAGYRGASDGARGFGNREGGRSFGDDNRGGFGNRDGAAPRSFGDNNRGGFGDRTGGGYRGNTGASTGGNGEGRSFGNRDGNRDGNRSFGGGFGGNGGGNGNRNSRSRYER from the coding sequence ATGACCCAGCACGACATTCGTGCGGAGCAAGCTATTGCCTCCGCGACCGACGCTTCGATCACTTCCGACGCTGCCCAGAGCCCGCTCGACAAGCTCGACGCCCTGCTCAACCCCAGCCCGGCAGTTGAAGAGGCCCCGGCCGTGGAAAGCGGTTTCGCCACACTTGGCCTCGATGCGGCCATCCTGCGCGCCCTCTCCGAACTGAATTACAACACGCCCACGCCGGTACAGGCCCAGGCCATCCCGGCCTTCCTGGCCGGCCGCGACCTGCTGGTCTCGAGCCAGACCGGCTCGGGCAAGACCGCCGCGTTCATGCTGCCCGCGATCCAGCGCATCAGCGAAATGCCGGCACCGCAGCGCGCGACCGAGCCCGCCAAGCGCATGAAGGGCAAGCGCCCGCGCCCGTCGCCGGCCCAGCCCGCACTGCTGGTGCTGACCCCGACGCGCGAACTGGCGCTGCAGGTGACCGAAGCCGCCGCCAAGTACGGCCGCAACCTGCGCCGCATCGTCTGCGCCAGCATCCTGGGCGGCATGCCCTACCCTAAGCAGCTGGCCGCGCTGGCCAAGATGCCTGACATCCTGGTGGCCACGCCGGGCCGCCTGCTCGACCATATCGACGCTGGCCGCATCGACCTGTCGGCCCTGCAGATGCTGGTGTTCGACGAAGCCGACCGCATGCTGGACATGGGCTTTGCCGACGACATCGACGCCATCGTCAATGCCACGCCGGCTTCGCGCCAGACGCTGATGTTCTCGGCCACGCTGGATGCGCGCATTGCCCAACTGGCCTCGCGCCAGCTGCGCGACCCGCAACGCATCGAGATCGCCGCGGCCCGCGCCGACCAGAGCCATATCGAGCAGCGCCTGCACTTCACCGACGACATGTCGCACAAGGAACGCCTGCTGGACCACCTGCTGCGCGACGCGACGCTCAAGCAAGCCATCGTCTTCACCGCGACCAAGCGCGATGCCGATTCGCTGGCCGAGCGCCTGTCCGACACCGGCTTCTCGGCCGGCGCACTGCACGGCGACATGACCCAGGGCGCGCGCAACCGCACCCTGACCGCGCTGCGCCGCGGCAACCTGCGCGTGCTGGTGGCCACCGACGTGGCCGCGCGCGGCATCGACGTGCCCGATATCACCCACGTGGTCAACTTCGACCTGCCCAAGCAGGCCGAGGACTACGTGCACCGCATCGGCCGTACCGGCCGTGCGGGCCGCTCGGGCACCGCCATCAACCTGGTGAACCACAACGACATGTTCCAGTGGAAGCGCATCGAGCGCTTCACCAACCAGCGCATCGACGCTTCGGTGATCGAAGGCCTGGAGCCGCGCCGTTCGCCCAAGCCGCGTTCCAACTTCGGCGGCAAGCCGGGCGGCGGCCGCGGTGACTTCCGCGGCAATGGCGGCGGCTACCGTGGCGGCGAACGCAGCTTCGGCGACCGCAAGTTCGGCGGCGGCGAGAACCGCACCGGCTTCGGCGAGCGCAAGTTCAGCGGCGAGAGCCGTGGCTTCGGCAACCGCCCGGAAGGCGCGCGCCCGTTCGGTGACGACAACCGCGGCGGCTTCGGCAATCGTGAAGGCGGCTACCGTGGCCAGGGCCAGGGCGGCCAGGGCGCTGGCTACCGCGGCGCCAGCGACGGTGCGCGTGGCTTCGGCAACCGCGAAGGCGGCCGCAGCTTCGGCGACGACAACCGCGGTGGTTTCGGCAACCGCGACGGCGCCGCCCCCCGCAGCTTTGGCGACAATAACCGTGGTGGCTTCGGCGACCGCACCGGCGGCGGCTATCGTGGCAACACCGGTGCCAGCACCGGTGGCAACGGCGAAGGCCGCAGCTTCGGTAACCGCGACGGCAACCGTGACGGCAATCGCAGCTTTGGCGGCGGTTTCGGCGGCAATGGCGGCGGCAACGGCAACCGCAACAGCCGCTCGCGCTACGAGCGTTGA
- a CDS encoding SUMF1/EgtB/PvdO family nonheme iron enzyme — protein sequence MSGFPMLPDLYFTGGKATWSDPRRLPREGLAQALVDARNRTLAWLAPFGQTRRAWDVPHQYDADPPLWTLGHVAWHAEWWCLRGVRQVDRGGVPVPVATEQSLLDGADEWFDPDRIGPDERWEITLPDVAVVKRYAADVLDGVLRRIALLPDDNDLTLYPYRRALLHEDAQGEGVAALLQALGMAPTEAIGAGPVQPAGHGGTLHFPGGRFTLGWSDPDGFAWPDELPPQPTYVPAFEMDMAPVSNAQFLEFVEDGGYEHPAWWSAAGRQWLMTQERSAPRYWSRHPESRAWMVERFGTLRTLNPDEAVRHVTLYEAQAWCVWAGRRLPAESEWELAATQNRGLQWGALREWTATPYEPYAGFASATSDSEVVGRFGTHQAVRGVSFASPARLRHVRARWARLPEDDLSFIGFRTCAL from the coding sequence ATGAGCGGCTTTCCCATGCTTCCCGATCTCTACTTCACCGGCGGCAAGGCGACCTGGTCCGACCCGCGCCGGCTGCCGCGCGAAGGGCTGGCGCAGGCGCTGGTCGATGCGCGCAACCGCACGCTGGCGTGGCTGGCACCGTTCGGGCAGACGCGCCGCGCCTGGGACGTGCCGCATCAGTACGATGCCGATCCGCCGTTGTGGACGCTCGGGCACGTGGCCTGGCATGCGGAGTGGTGGTGCCTGCGCGGCGTGCGCCAGGTGGACCGCGGCGGCGTGCCGGTGCCGGTGGCGACCGAACAATCGCTGCTGGACGGCGCCGACGAGTGGTTCGACCCGGACCGCATCGGCCCCGACGAGCGCTGGGAGATCACGCTGCCCGACGTCGCAGTGGTCAAGCGCTATGCCGCCGACGTGCTCGACGGCGTGCTGCGCCGGATTGCGCTGCTGCCCGACGACAACGACCTGACCCTGTACCCGTACCGCCGCGCGCTGCTGCATGAGGATGCCCAGGGCGAAGGCGTGGCCGCGCTGTTGCAGGCGCTGGGCATGGCGCCCACGGAGGCCATCGGCGCCGGTCCGGTGCAGCCTGCGGGGCATGGCGGCACCCTGCATTTCCCGGGCGGTCGCTTCACCCTCGGCTGGAGCGATCCCGACGGCTTTGCCTGGCCGGATGAACTGCCGCCGCAGCCCACCTATGTCCCCGCGTTTGAAATGGACATGGCACCGGTCAGCAACGCGCAATTCCTCGAGTTCGTCGAGGACGGCGGCTATGAGCACCCGGCGTGGTGGTCGGCAGCGGGGCGCCAGTGGCTGATGACGCAGGAACGCTCGGCACCGCGCTACTGGTCGCGCCATCCGGAATCGCGCGCCTGGATGGTGGAGCGCTTCGGCACGCTGCGCACGCTCAATCCGGACGAGGCGGTGCGCCACGTCACGCTGTACGAGGCGCAGGCGTGGTGCGTGTGGGCGGGGCGGCGCCTGCCGGCGGAATCGGAATGGGAACTCGCCGCGACGCAGAACCGCGGCCTGCAGTGGGGGGCGCTGCGCGAGTGGACTGCCACGCCCTATGAGCCGTACGCGGGATTTGCCTCCGCGACGTCCGACAGCGAGGTGGTGGGGCGCTTTGGCACGCACCAGGCGGTGCGCGGTGTGTCGTTCGCCAGCCCCGCGCGGCTGCGCCATGTGCGGGCAAGGTGGGCGCGGTTGCCGGAGGATGATCTTTCCTTCATCGGCTTTCGCACCTGCGCGCTGTAG
- the egtD gene encoding L-histidine N(alpha)-methyltransferase, translating into MPAVPNPPNTPFQNKAPQTPLPPLNHHNGHAAAPPALVALANGRAHWPPPQPEFVQQYREDSGALREQVLAGLRAGQAAISPKFFYDVLGSRLFEAITDLPEYYPTRTEAAIFAGAAPAIAARAGSGCVLVDLGAGNCEKAARLFGSLRPAQYVALDISVEFLRATLSSLQQQHPEIPMLGLGADLCAPFDLPANVRRGRRLFFYPGSSIGNFAPVEALALLQRMRGAAGRGDGVLIGVDLHKDEATLVSAYDDALGVTAAFNRNVLRNVNRIVGTDFSLDDWRHVASFDRAASRIQMHLQACRDVRVQWQGGARQFAAGERIHTEDSYKYRPEDFTLLLEAAGFDDPVYWTDPSGWFAVFHARG; encoded by the coding sequence ATGCCGGCTGTCCCGAATCCGCCGAATACCCCCTTCCAGAACAAAGCCCCGCAGACACCTCTCCCTCCCCTGAACCACCACAACGGCCATGCGGCCGCACCGCCCGCCCTGGTCGCGCTGGCCAATGGCCGCGCGCACTGGCCGCCGCCCCAGCCGGAGTTCGTGCAGCAGTACCGCGAGGACAGCGGCGCGCTGCGCGAGCAGGTGCTGGCCGGGCTGCGCGCCGGGCAGGCCGCCATCAGCCCCAAGTTCTTCTACGACGTGCTGGGCTCGCGCCTGTTCGAGGCCATCACCGACCTGCCTGAGTACTATCCGACCCGCACCGAGGCCGCGATCTTTGCCGGCGCGGCGCCGGCCATCGCCGCGCGTGCCGGCAGCGGCTGCGTGCTGGTGGACCTGGGAGCGGGCAATTGCGAAAAGGCTGCCAGGCTCTTCGGCAGCCTGCGCCCGGCGCAGTACGTGGCGCTGGATATCTCGGTGGAGTTCCTGCGCGCGACGCTGTCGTCGCTGCAGCAGCAGCATCCCGAGATCCCGATGCTGGGCCTGGGCGCCGACCTGTGCGCGCCGTTCGATCTGCCCGCCAACGTCAGGCGCGGCAGGCGGCTGTTCTTCTATCCGGGCTCGAGCATCGGCAATTTCGCCCCGGTCGAGGCCCTGGCATTGCTGCAGCGCATGCGCGGCGCCGCCGGGCGCGGCGACGGCGTGCTGATCGGGGTCGACCTGCACAAGGACGAAGCCACGCTGGTGTCGGCCTATGACGATGCGCTGGGCGTCACCGCCGCGTTCAACCGCAACGTGCTGCGCAACGTGAACCGCATCGTCGGCACGGATTTCTCGCTGGACGACTGGCGCCATGTGGCGAGCTTCGACCGCGCGGCATCGCGCATCCAGATGCATCTGCAGGCGTGCCGCGACGTGCGCGTGCAGTGGCAGGGCGGCGCGCGCCAGTTTGCCGCCGGCGAACGGATCCATACCGAGGACTCCTACAAATACCGCCCGGAGGACTTCACGCTCTTGCTGGAAGCCGCCGGGTTTGACGACCCGGTGTACTGGACCGACCCGAGCGGCTGGTTCGCCGTGTTCCACGCGCGCGGCTGA
- a CDS encoding TerC family protein has protein sequence MEWFTDLFTMQFLTALLSIVVIDLVLAGDNAIVIALAARNLPPHLQKKAIIWGTVGAVVVRSAMTIGVVWLLKIPGLMLVGGLALVWIAYKLLSDEGDGEGHGSGASTLWGAMKTIIIADAVMGVDNVLAVAGAAHGSFLLVVLGLLISIPIVVWGSSLVLKLMSRFPVIIYLGAGVLAFTAVKMIVHEPMIKAFFEANPVVNWGLYVLIVGGVLGAGYLVQKRRVQQPASSH, from the coding sequence ATGGAGTGGTTTACCGATCTATTCACGATGCAGTTCCTGACGGCACTGCTGTCCATCGTCGTCATTGACCTGGTGCTGGCTGGCGACAATGCCATCGTGATCGCCCTGGCGGCGCGCAACCTGCCCCCCCACCTGCAGAAAAAGGCCATCATCTGGGGTACCGTCGGTGCCGTGGTGGTGCGCTCGGCCATGACGATCGGCGTGGTCTGGCTGCTGAAGATTCCGGGGCTGATGCTGGTTGGCGGCCTGGCGCTGGTGTGGATTGCCTACAAGCTGCTGTCCGATGAAGGCGACGGCGAAGGGCACGGCTCGGGCGCCTCGACCCTGTGGGGCGCAATGAAGACCATCATCATCGCCGACGCGGTGATGGGCGTGGACAACGTGCTGGCCGTGGCCGGTGCCGCGCACGGCAGCTTCCTGCTGGTGGTGCTGGGCCTGCTGATCAGCATCCCCATCGTGGTATGGGGCTCGAGCCTGGTGCTAAAGCTGATGAGCCGCTTCCCGGTCATCATCTACCTGGGCGCGGGCGTGCTGGCGTTCACCGCGGTCAAGATGATCGTGCACGAGCCGATGATCAAGGCGTTCTTCGAAGCCAACCCGGTGGTCAACTGGGGCCTGTACGTGCTGATCGTCGGCGGCGTGCTGGGCGCCGGCTACCTGGTGCAGAAGCGCCGCGTGCAGCAACCGGCCAGCAGCCACTAA
- a CDS encoding thymidylate synthase yields the protein MKQYLDFMRHVYEHGTDKADRTGTGTRSVFGYQMRFDLRAGFPVVTTKKLHLKSIILELLWFLQGSTNVRWLQEHGVTIWDEWADENGELGPVYGSQWRSWPAPDGRHIDQISDLVAQIRANPDSRRLIVSAWNVADIPRMKLPPCHAFFQFYVADGRLSCQLYQRSADIFLGVPFNIASYALLTHMMAQQTGLEVGDFVWTGGDCHLYNNHFEQVQTQLAREPLALPQLKILRKPDSIFDYRYEDFELAGYQSHAAIKAPVAV from the coding sequence ATGAAACAGTACCTCGACTTCATGCGCCATGTGTACGAGCATGGCACCGACAAGGCCGACCGCACCGGCACCGGCACGCGCTCGGTGTTCGGCTACCAGATGCGCTTCGACCTGCGCGCAGGCTTCCCGGTGGTGACCACCAAGAAGCTGCACCTGAAGTCCATCATCCTGGAGCTGCTGTGGTTCCTGCAGGGCTCGACCAACGTGCGCTGGCTGCAGGAGCACGGCGTCACCATCTGGGACGAGTGGGCCGACGAGAACGGCGAACTGGGTCCGGTCTACGGCTCGCAGTGGCGCTCGTGGCCGGCCCCGGACGGCCGCCATATCGACCAGATCTCCGACCTGGTGGCGCAGATCCGCGCCAACCCGGATTCGCGCCGCCTGATCGTATCGGCCTGGAACGTGGCCGACATCCCGCGCATGAAGCTGCCGCCCTGCCACGCGTTCTTCCAGTTCTACGTGGCCGATGGCCGGCTGTCGTGCCAGCTCTACCAGCGCAGCGCCGATATCTTCCTGGGCGTGCCGTTCAATATCGCCAGCTATGCGCTGCTGACCCACATGATGGCGCAGCAGACCGGGCTGGAAGTGGGCGACTTCGTCTGGACCGGCGGCGACTGCCATCTGTACAACAACCATTTTGAGCAGGTGCAGACCCAGCTGGCGCGCGAGCCGCTGGCGCTGCCGCAGCTGAAGATCCTGCGCAAGCCCGACAGCATCTTCGACTACCGCTACGAAGACTTTGAACTGGCCGGCTACCAGTCGCACGCCGCCATCAAGGCACCGGTGGCCGTATGA
- a CDS encoding dihydrofolate reductase codes for MTLLTLVVARARNNTIGRDNTLPWRLPEDLAHFKRTTMGAPVIMGRKTWDSIGRPLPGRRNIVVSRNPDLRIEGAEVAASLEDAQRLCVGAEQIFLIGGAQLYAEAMPSADRLVVTEIDADVEGDAFFPAIDRTQWIETARETHHSEANGFDYAFVTYERPPSDES; via the coding sequence ATGACGCTGCTGACACTGGTCGTCGCCCGCGCCCGCAACAACACCATCGGCCGCGACAACACGCTGCCGTGGCGCTTGCCGGAAGACCTGGCGCACTTCAAGCGCACCACCATGGGCGCGCCCGTGATCATGGGCCGCAAGACCTGGGACTCGATAGGCCGCCCGCTGCCGGGGCGCCGCAATATCGTGGTCAGCCGCAACCCGGACCTGCGCATCGAGGGTGCCGAGGTGGCGGCCTCGCTGGAAGACGCCCAGCGCCTGTGCGTCGGCGCGGAGCAGATCTTCCTGATCGGCGGCGCGCAGCTCTACGCCGAGGCCATGCCGTCCGCGGACCGGCTGGTGGTGACCGAGATCGACGCGGACGTGGAAGGCGATGCCTTCTTCCCGGCGATTGACCGCACCCAATGGATTGAAACCGCGCGCGAAACGCATCATTCGGAGGCGAATGGCTTCGACTATGCCTTCGTCACGTATGAGCGGCCGCCGTCGGACGAGTCGTAA
- the pmbA gene encoding metalloprotease PmbA: protein MDQIAEQTAHFTYTQAQLSEMAADVLRVARELGATDAATEISEGSGLSVSVRKGQVETIEQNRDKVVGVTVMIGKRRGNASTSDFSPAALRATAEAAYNIARFTAEDDCAGLAEEELLERAPQDLELFHPWALDAERAIDIATRAEAAAFAVSPRIRNSDGASVSAQHSQFVLATTRGFSGGYPYSRHFISCAPIAGSGSGMQRDDWYSSKRSPLALAAPEDIGRYAAERALARLQARQLSTRRCPVLFEAPLAAGLLGAFVQAVSGGALYRKSTFLCDSLGQAVFAPHIQIHEQPHTPGAMGSAPFDEEGVRTRARDVVRDGVVQGYFLSTYSARKLGMQTTGNAGGSHNLTLTSSLTEPGDDFPAMLRKLGTGLLVTELMGQGVNYVTGDYSRGASGYWVENGVIQYPVEEITIAGNMAEMFQQIVAIGADALVRGTKETGSILLEQMTIAGT from the coding sequence ATGGACCAGATCGCAGAACAGACCGCGCACTTCACCTACACCCAGGCCCAGCTCAGCGAGATGGCCGCCGATGTGCTGCGCGTTGCACGCGAACTTGGGGCGACCGACGCCGCCACCGAGATCTCCGAAGGCAGCGGCCTGTCGGTATCGGTACGCAAGGGGCAGGTGGAAACCATCGAGCAGAACCGCGACAAGGTGGTCGGGGTCACGGTCATGATCGGCAAGCGCCGCGGCAATGCCAGCACCTCGGACTTCTCGCCGGCCGCGCTGCGCGCCACCGCCGAGGCCGCCTACAACATCGCCCGCTTCACGGCCGAAGACGATTGCGCCGGCCTGGCCGAGGAAGAACTGCTGGAACGCGCGCCACAGGACCTGGAACTGTTCCACCCGTGGGCGCTGGACGCCGAGCGCGCCATCGACATCGCGACCCGCGCCGAGGCCGCCGCCTTCGCGGTGTCGCCGCGCATCCGCAACAGCGACGGCGCCAGCGTGTCGGCGCAGCATTCGCAGTTCGTGCTGGCGACCACGCGCGGCTTCTCGGGCGGCTATCCGTATTCGCGCCATTTCATCTCGTGCGCGCCGATCGCCGGCAGCGGCAGTGGCATGCAGCGCGATGACTGGTACTCGTCCAAGCGTTCGCCGCTGGCGCTGGCCGCGCCCGAGGATATCGGCCGCTACGCCGCCGAGCGCGCGCTGGCGCGGCTGCAGGCGCGCCAGTTGTCCACGCGCCGCTGCCCGGTGCTGTTCGAGGCGCCGCTGGCCGCGGGGCTGCTGGGTGCCTTCGTGCAGGCGGTGTCGGGCGGCGCGCTGTACCGCAAATCCACGTTCCTGTGCGATTCGCTGGGCCAGGCCGTGTTTGCGCCGCATATCCAGATCCACGAGCAGCCGCATACCCCCGGCGCCATGGGCAGCGCCCCGTTCGACGAGGAAGGCGTGCGCACCCGTGCCCGCGACGTGGTGCGCGACGGCGTGGTGCAGGGCTATTTCCTGTCGACCTATTCCGCGCGCAAGCTCGGCATGCAGACCACCGGCAACGCCGGCGGCTCGCACAACCTGACGCTGACCAGCTCGCTGACCGAGCCCGGCGACGACTTCCCGGCGATGCTGCGCAAGCTCGGCACCGGCCTGCTGGTGACCGAACTGATGGGGCAGGGCGTCAACTACGTGACCGGCGACTATTCGCGCGGCGCCTCGGGCTACTGGGTCGAGAACGGCGTGATCCAGTACCCGGTGGAGGAGATCACCATCGCCGGCAATATGGCCGAGATGTTCCAGCAGATCGTCGCCATCGGCGCGGATGCGCTGGTGCGCGGCACCAAGGAAACCGGCTCGATCCTGCTTGAGCAGATGACGATTGCCGGCACGTGA
- the yjgA gene encoding ribosome biogenesis factor YjgA, producing the protein MPGMTRNSRNPNGSRFPGGFAPEPEDDEPKSKSQRKRDMTALQDLGAELEALAKDRLARVPMPEALADAIHQARRINSHEGKRRQMQFVGKIMRGLEDEEVEVIRQALEGFKGTSKAETARMHLIERWRELLLADDAALTRFLAEHPGIDVQALRNTIRNARKEKEQSKPPRYFRELFQAIKTALDVKDGKAGAAEDQPPTPEPEA; encoded by the coding sequence ATGCCGGGCATGACGCGAAATTCCCGTAATCCGAATGGCTCGCGCTTTCCCGGAGGCTTTGCGCCCGAACCGGAAGACGACGAACCGAAAAGCAAGTCGCAGCGCAAGCGCGACATGACCGCCCTGCAGGACCTTGGCGCCGAGCTGGAAGCGCTGGCCAAGGACCGCCTGGCGCGCGTGCCCATGCCCGAAGCGCTGGCCGACGCCATCCACCAGGCCCGCCGCATCAACAGCCACGAAGGCAAGCGCCGCCAGATGCAGTTCGTGGGCAAGATCATGCGCGGCCTCGAGGACGAAGAGGTCGAGGTGATCCGGCAAGCGCTGGAGGGCTTCAAGGGCACCAGCAAGGCCGAAACCGCCCGCATGCACCTGATCGAGCGCTGGCGCGAGCTGCTGCTGGCCGACGACGCGGCGCTGACGCGCTTCCTCGCCGAGCATCCCGGCATCGACGTGCAGGCGCTGCGCAACACCATCCGCAACGCGCGCAAGGAAAAGGAGCAAAGCAAGCCGCCGCGCTATTTCCGCGAGCTGTTCCAGGCGATCAAGACGGCGCTGGACGTGAAGGACGGCAAGGCCGGCGCCGCCGAGGACCAACCCCCTACCCCGGAGCCCGAGGCATGA
- the mog gene encoding molybdopterin adenylyltransferase, with product MTQTTQPVVRNHPDELVVGFVSISDRASAGTYQDEGIPALREWFGRTLTTPWQAVERLIPDEQAQISRTLIDLVDVAGCDLVLTTGGTGPARRDVTPEATLAVGTKEMPGFGEQMRQVSLHFVPTAILSRQVAVIRETASRAALIVNLPGQPRAIRETLEGLRDADGKAVVQGIFAAVPYCIDLIGGPYMETDEAVVKAWRPKNAVRAKPTA from the coding sequence ATGACCCAGACCACGCAGCCGGTAGTCCGCAACCATCCCGACGAACTCGTTGTCGGCTTCGTTTCGATCTCGGACCGCGCCTCGGCCGGTACCTACCAGGACGAAGGCATCCCGGCGCTGCGCGAGTGGTTCGGGCGCACGCTGACCACGCCCTGGCAGGCGGTGGAGCGGCTGATCCCGGACGAGCAGGCGCAGATCTCGCGCACCCTGATCGACCTGGTCGACGTGGCCGGCTGCGACCTGGTGCTGACCACCGGCGGCACCGGCCCGGCGCGCCGCGACGTGACGCCCGAGGCCACGCTGGCCGTGGGTACCAAGGAAATGCCCGGCTTTGGCGAGCAGATGCGCCAGGTCAGCCTGCATTTCGTGCCGACCGCGATCCTGTCGCGCCAGGTGGCGGTGATCCGCGAGACCGCCAGCCGCGCCGCGCTGATCGTCAACCTGCCCGGCCAGCCGCGCGCCATCCGCGAGACCCTGGAAGGCCTGCGCGATGCCGATGGCAAGGCCGTGGTGCAAGGGATCTTTGCTGCGGTGCCGTATTGCATCGACCTGATCGGCGGCCCCTATATGGAAACCGACGAAGCCGTGGTCAAGGCCTGGCGCCCGAAGAACGCCGTGCGGGCCAAGCCCACGGCGTAA
- a CDS encoding AEC family transporter, with amino-acid sequence MLERIVSIITPVILIILVGWLYGRKAHPDMAGINRATLDVIAPLLVVSAFVSKDFVLADQLVLLGCAVAVVLGSGVLAWALARLLKADPRTFVPPMMFNNCGNMGLPLSVFAFGPAGLAPAVALFAASNLMHFTIGMKIVNRHASMAQIARNPMVLATVAGVALALARPWFTLPDPVYQSVKLLGDATVPLMLFALGVRMKDVSLRNWGMGLVGAVACPLTGIAVALLLAQWVPLTELQRGLLFVFAALPPAVLNFLVADHFRQEPDQVASIVLLGNIAAVVFVPVGLYLGLR; translated from the coding sequence ATGCTTGAGCGCATCGTCTCCATCATCACGCCGGTCATTCTGATCATCCTGGTCGGGTGGCTGTACGGGCGCAAGGCCCATCCGGACATGGCCGGCATCAACCGCGCCACGCTGGACGTGATCGCGCCGCTGCTGGTGGTATCGGCCTTCGTCAGCAAGGATTTCGTGCTGGCCGACCAACTGGTGCTGCTGGGCTGCGCGGTGGCGGTGGTGCTGGGCTCGGGCGTGCTGGCGTGGGCGCTGGCGCGGCTGCTGAAGGCCGATCCGCGCACCTTTGTGCCGCCGATGATGTTCAACAACTGCGGCAACATGGGCCTGCCGCTGTCGGTATTTGCCTTCGGCCCGGCGGGGCTGGCGCCGGCGGTGGCGCTGTTCGCGGCATCGAACCTGATGCACTTCACCATCGGTATGAAGATCGTCAACCGCCATGCGTCGATGGCGCAGATCGCGCGCAACCCCATGGTGCTGGCCACCGTGGCGGGCGTGGCGCTGGCGCTGGCGCGGCCATGGTTCACGCTGCCGGACCCGGTCTACCAGTCGGTCAAGCTGCTGGGCGACGCCACCGTGCCGCTGATGCTGTTCGCGCTGGGCGTGCGGATGAAGGACGTCAGCCTGCGCAACTGGGGCATGGGCCTGGTCGGCGCCGTGGCCTGCCCGCTGACGGGCATCGCGGTGGCGCTGCTGCTGGCGCAGTGGGTGCCGTTGACCGAATTGCAGCGTGGCCTGCTCTTTGTGTTTGCCGCGCTGCCGCCGGCGGTGCTGAACTTCCTGGTGGCGGACCATTTCCGGCAGGAGCCGGACCAGGTGGCGTCGATCGTGCTGCTGGGCAATATCGCCGCGGTGGTGTTCGTGCCGGTGGGGTTGTACCTGGGCTTGCGCTGA
- the orn gene encoding oligoribonuclease: protein MTSQATAKSVKSENNLIWLDMEMTGLQPDTDRIIEIAIVVTDSELNILAEGPVLVIHQSDAVLDGMDNWNKGTHGRSGLIDKVKASTLTEEQAEAELLAFLKRWVPANKSPMCGNSICQDRRFMARYMPKLEAFFHYRNLDVSTLKELCKRWEPAIHKGFIKRQLHTALADILESVEELRYYRTHFIRHTAPGAAPAADAPAADTPAADTPAQ from the coding sequence ATGACAAGCCAAGCCACCGCCAAATCCGTCAAAAGTGAAAATAACCTGATCTGGCTGGACATGGAAATGACCGGCCTGCAGCCGGATACCGATCGCATCATCGAAATAGCGATCGTCGTTACCGACTCCGAACTCAATATCCTGGCCGAAGGCCCAGTGCTGGTGATCCACCAGAGCGATGCCGTGCTCGACGGCATGGACAACTGGAACAAGGGCACCCACGGCCGCTCGGGCCTGATCGACAAGGTCAAGGCATCGACCCTGACCGAAGAGCAGGCCGAGGCCGAACTGCTGGCCTTCCTCAAGCGCTGGGTGCCGGCCAACAAGTCGCCGATGTGCGGCAACTCGATCTGCCAGGACCGCCGCTTCATGGCGCGCTACATGCCCAAGCTGGAGGCGTTCTTCCACTACCGCAACCTGGACGTGTCCACGCTGAAGGAGCTGTGCAAGCGCTGGGAGCCGGCCATCCACAAAGGCTTTATCAAGCGCCAGCTGCATACGGCGCTGGCCGACATCCTGGAATCGGTCGAAGAACTGCGCTACTACCGCACGCACTTTATCCGTCACACCGCGCCGGGCGCTGCACCGGCAGCCGACGCGCCGGCCGCCGACACGCCCGCCGCCGACACGCCCGCGCAATAA